The Barnesiella intestinihominis YIT 11860 genome includes a window with the following:
- the galE gene encoding UDP-glucose 4-epimerase GalE: protein MKGKILVTGGTGYIGSHSTVELQNAGYEVVIIDNLSNSNIEVLDGIERITGKRPTFVQADCTDMEALRQLFKENPGIKGIIHFAASKAVGESVQKPLLYYRNNLMSLVNLLTLMPEYGVEGIVFSSSCTVYGQPDVLPVDESAPIKPALSPYGNTKQICEEIIKDTIHASAPFKSIILRYFNPIGAHPTAEIGELPNGVPQNLIPYLTQTAIGIRKELSVFGDDYHTPDGSCIRDYINVVDLAKAHVTAMNRMLENKSPEAIEIFNLGTGRGVSVLELISAFEKATGVKVPHKIVGRREGDIEQVWANPERANKVLGWTAQESIEDTLASAWKWQLKLRERGIM, encoded by the coding sequence ATGAAAGGAAAAATCTTGGTTACCGGAGGAACGGGATACATCGGGTCTCATTCCACAGTAGAACTGCAAAATGCAGGTTACGAAGTTGTCATCATCGACAATCTATCCAACTCTAACATCGAAGTACTCGACGGAATCGAACGTATCACAGGCAAACGTCCTACGTTCGTTCAAGCCGACTGTACCGATATGGAGGCTTTGCGTCAGCTTTTTAAAGAGAATCCCGGAATAAAAGGGATCATACATTTCGCGGCGAGCAAAGCAGTGGGCGAATCGGTTCAAAAACCTTTGCTCTATTACCGCAACAATCTAATGTCTCTTGTTAATTTATTAACTTTAATGCCGGAATATGGCGTAGAAGGAATCGTATTTTCATCGTCTTGTACCGTTTACGGACAACCAGACGTTTTACCGGTAGACGAATCGGCTCCTATCAAACCCGCCTTATCGCCCTACGGCAATACCAAACAGATTTGCGAAGAAATTATTAAAGATACCATTCATGCCAGCGCTCCTTTCAAATCGATCATTCTCCGTTATTTCAACCCGATAGGGGCACACCCAACCGCCGAAATAGGAGAACTGCCCAACGGCGTTCCCCAAAACCTTATCCCATACTTGACCCAAACCGCCATCGGTATTCGCAAAGAATTGAGCGTATTCGGCGACGATTATCATACTCCCGACGGTTCTTGCATTCGCGATTACATCAACGTCGTAGATCTTGCAAAAGCTCATGTGACAGCCATGAATCGTATGCTTGAAAATAAATCGCCCGAAGCTATCGAGATATTCAACCTCGGTACGGGGCGAGGGGTTTCCGTGCTCGAACTAATTTCTGCATTTGAAAAAGCTACGGGGGTAAAAGTTCCTCACAAAATAGTAGGACGTCGAGAAGGCGATATAGAACAAGTGTGGGCTAACCCTGAAAGAGCGAATAAAGTTCTAGGCTGGACAGCACAAGAAAGCATCGAAGACACGCTTGCTTCTGCTTGGAAATGGCAATTGAAATTACGCGAAAGAGGTATTATGTAA
- a CDS encoding 50S ribosomal protein L25/general stress protein Ctc: MKTFQLNGTARTDLGKKAVKGLRKQGLIPAVLNGGELVELPYQGALKPCEKLVELPGGKKGIIVTDFTVTKDAVRKLVYTPDIFAVELTIDGEKKMAVLKDLQFHPVTDAILHMDFLEVSDKKPVVMEVPVQLEGHSEGVRAGGKLSLSMRKLKVKAIYSNIPERLVINIDNLGLGKTLQVGELHFEGLELMNAKNAVVCAVNLTRAARGAQAAAK, from the coding sequence ATGAAAACATTTCAATTGAATGGTACGGCCCGTACCGATTTGGGCAAGAAAGCAGTAAAAGGTTTGCGTAAGCAAGGATTGATTCCCGCAGTGCTGAATGGTGGCGAGTTGGTAGAATTGCCTTATCAAGGAGCGCTCAAACCCTGTGAAAAGTTGGTAGAACTTCCCGGTGGTAAAAAAGGTATTATCGTTACCGATTTCACTGTGACTAAGGATGCCGTTCGTAAATTGGTTTATACTCCCGATATTTTTGCAGTCGAGTTGACTATCGATGGTGAAAAAAAGATGGCGGTATTGAAAGATTTGCAATTCCACCCTGTAACCGATGCTATTCTGCACATGGATTTCTTGGAAGTATCCGATAAGAAACCCGTTGTTATGGAAGTTCCGGTTCAACTCGAAGGACACTCCGAAGGTGTACGTGCCGGTGGTAAATTGAGTTTGTCGATGAGAAAACTGAAAGTAAAAGCCATCTATTCCAATATCCCCGAACGTTTGGTAATCAATATCGACAATTTGGGATTGGGTAAAACCTTGCAAGTGGGAGAACTCCATTTCGAAGGTTTGGAATTGATGAACGCCAAGAATGCCGTAGTTTGTGCGGTTAACTTGACTCGTGCCGCTCGTGGTGCGCAAGCTGCCGCTAAATAA
- a CDS encoding DUF3440 domain-containing protein — MENLRSSVYEVVLERLNRIFSDFDNVYVSFSGGKDSGVLLNLCIDYIRQNKLNRRLGVFHIDYEVQYEETTRYVDRVLASNSDILDVYRICVPFKVTTCASMYQNYWRPWEDSMRPLWVREKPENCYTKEDFDFYTDDLWDYEFQIKFAEWLHKRNAARRTCCLIGIRTQESFNRWRTIHSDKNYRKYKGLKWIREMKYGICNAYPIHDWLTTDVWVANGRYHWDYNKLYDLYYRAGVPLDKQRVASPFISQAISSLRLYRAIDPDMWGKMVSRVNGVNFAGLYGNTSMMGWHSIKLPPNMTWEGYLDFLLKTLPENTRKNYQRKLSVSMNFWRDKGGCLADETIRKLEKMGIPITVGDHSNYRTEKKPVRMEYLDDIDIPEFKELPTFKRMCICILKNDHTCKYMGFSLNKAEKEQKERVMEKYKALI; from the coding sequence ATGGAGAATCTGAGAAGCAGTGTGTATGAAGTCGTTTTGGAGCGATTGAATCGGATATTTTCCGATTTTGATAATGTGTATGTTTCTTTTTCGGGAGGAAAAGATAGCGGTGTGCTTCTTAATTTATGTATCGATTATATTCGTCAGAATAAATTGAATCGTAGATTGGGGGTATTTCATATCGACTATGAAGTCCAATATGAGGAGACGACGCGTTATGTAGACAGAGTATTGGCATCTAATTCCGATATATTAGATGTATATAGGATTTGCGTCCCGTTCAAGGTTACGACGTGTGCTTCGATGTATCAAAACTATTGGCGCCCGTGGGAGGACTCTATGCGCCCGTTATGGGTAAGAGAAAAACCAGAAAACTGTTATACGAAAGAAGATTTCGATTTTTATACAGATGATTTATGGGACTATGAGTTTCAGATTAAGTTCGCCGAATGGTTGCACAAGCGGAATGCGGCTCGCAGGACTTGTTGTCTCATCGGCATTCGCACACAAGAAAGTTTCAATCGTTGGCGCACGATTCATAGCGATAAGAATTACAGGAAGTATAAAGGTTTGAAGTGGATTCGTGAGATGAAATATGGCATTTGCAATGCCTATCCCATACACGATTGGCTGACGACCGACGTGTGGGTCGCTAACGGCCGGTATCATTGGGATTATAACAAGCTGTACGATCTCTACTATCGAGCTGGGGTCCCGTTGGATAAGCAAAGGGTGGCCAGCCCGTTTATATCGCAGGCCATATCGAGCCTCCGTTTGTATCGTGCGATAGACCCGGATATGTGGGGGAAAATGGTAAGTCGGGTCAATGGGGTGAATTTTGCCGGATTGTATGGGAATACATCTATGATGGGCTGGCATTCTATCAAACTTCCACCCAATATGACATGGGAAGGATATTTGGATTTTTTGTTGAAAACGCTTCCGGAAAACACTCGTAAAAATTACCAGCGAAAATTGTCGGTGAGTATGAACTTCTGGCGGGATAAAGGGGGGTGTCTGGCAGATGAAACCATTCGAAAGCTGGAAAAGATGGGAATTCCTATTACCGTAGGTGACCATTCCAATTACAGGACCGAGAAAAAACCTGTACGAATGGAATATTTAGACGATATTGATATCCCCGAATTTAAAGAACTCCCCACATTTAAACGCATGTGTATATGTATTCTTAAAAACGATCATACATGCAAATACATGGGCTTTTCTTTGAATAAGGCCGAGAAAGAACAAAAAGAACGAGTGATGGAAAAATATAAAGCATTGATTTGA
- a CDS encoding IbrB-like domain-containing protein: MEKYKSPVYNVIAVPVEKVVANTYNPNIVAPPEMKLLELSIWEDGYTMPCVCYYIPEKDQYELVDGFHRYKVMKTSKRIYDREKGLLPVVVIDKDLSNRMASTIRHNRARGTHCIELMCEIVSELTKAGMSDSWIMRNIGMDKDELLRFKQISGLAELFADKEFSLTKEI, from the coding sequence ATGGAAAAGTATAAAAGTCCGGTTTACAATGTGATTGCTGTTCCCGTGGAAAAAGTGGTCGCCAATACGTATAATCCGAATATTGTTGCTCCGCCCGAGATGAAATTACTCGAACTTTCTATTTGGGAGGACGGATATACGATGCCCTGTGTGTGTTATTATATTCCGGAGAAAGACCAGTATGAACTGGTTGACGGGTTTCATCGCTATAAAGTTATGAAAACCTCCAAGCGTATATATGACAGGGAAAAGGGTTTGTTGCCGGTGGTGGTGATAGATAAAGACCTTTCGAACAGAATGGCTTCTACCATACGGCATAATAGGGCGAGAGGTACGCATTGTATCGAATTGATGTGCGAAATTGTTTCGGAGTTGACGAAAGCCGGTATGTCCGATAGCTGGATTATGCGGAATATTGGTATGGATAAGGACGAATTATTACGGTTTAAACAAATATCCGGGTTAGCCGAATTATTTGCCGATAAGGAGTTTAGCTTGACGAAAGAGATATAA
- the pth gene encoding aminoacyl-tRNA hydrolase: protein MKYLIVGLGNIGYEYENTRHNIGFRVLDALAKASNLVFTDGRYGATCELRLKGRVLVLLKPSTYMNLSGNAVRYWLQKENIPVENMLVVVDDLALPFGTLRLKPKGSDAGHNGLKHICEILGTQCYARLRFGIGNDFPRGGQIEFVLGSFPPEEEKQLPEKLERAGEIIKSFCLAGVQQTMNQYNNK from the coding sequence ATGAAATATCTGATTGTAGGGTTGGGGAATATCGGTTATGAATACGAGAATACCCGACATAACATAGGATTCAGAGTATTGGACGCCTTAGCTAAGGCGTCCAATCTCGTTTTTACCGATGGACGTTACGGTGCTACATGTGAACTTCGGTTAAAAGGACGTGTGTTGGTTTTGTTGAAACCTTCGACCTATATGAATTTGAGCGGAAATGCGGTTCGGTACTGGTTGCAAAAAGAAAATATACCGGTAGAGAATATGCTTGTCGTCGTAGACGATTTGGCTTTGCCGTTTGGTACATTGAGATTGAAACCCAAAGGCAGCGATGCCGGTCATAATGGATTGAAACATATTTGCGAAATATTGGGTACACAATGCTATGCCCGTCTTCGATTCGGTATAGGGAATGATTTTCCGCGAGGGGGACAAATAGAGTTCGTTTTGGGATCTTTTCCTCCGGAAGAGGAGAAGCAACTCCCCGAAAAGTTGGAACGAGCCGGCGAGATTATCAAGAGTTTTTGTTTAGCCGGCGTGCAGCAAACTATGAATCAATATAACAATAAATAG